The genomic stretch GGGGCTTTCTTGTCTTTCTGCGCGCTCATTGTGTCATTCCTCCGTCCATAAAGAAAAGAGGCCCGAATTAATGAGCCTCAATTCTAAGCAAACTTACTTCACTTCGACTTCTGCGCCGGCCTCAGCGAGCTTCTTGCGGATCTCTTCAGCCTCTTCCTTTGACACGCCTTCTTTGACGTTCTTGGGCGGGTTGTCAACGAGTTCTTTTGCTTCCTTCAGGCCGAGTGATGTAATCTCGCGCACTGCTTTGATGACTGCGATTTTGTTCGCGCCGGGTGCTTTGTAGACGACATCAAACTCTGTCTTCTCCTCTGCGGGTGCTGCTGCTGCTCCTGCTCCGGGCATGGCCGCCATCATAACGGGAGCCGCTGACGCTGATACGCCGAATTTCTCCTCAAGAGCCTTCACGAGTTCTGAAAGCTCAAGCACTGACATTGATTCGATAGCCTGGATGATTTCTTCTTTGGTCATAATAGATTTTTCCTCCGTAATAATATTTTGTTATGCTGCTGTTTCTTCCTTCTTTGCGCGAATCTGATCGAGGCATGTAACGAAATTCCTGATCGTACCCGCAAGAACGTTGACGAACCCCGAAATAGGCGCGGCGATTGTCCTGACGACCTGACCGCGGAGAGCTTCTTTTGACGGAAGATCCGCAAGTGCCATCACCTGTGCCAAGTTAAGCTGCTGATTTTCGAGCTGGCCTCCCTTGAGGATAAATGCCTTCTGCGTTTTGTCGTTCGCGTAATCCTTGAGGACTTTTGCGACGGCTACGGGGTCATCATAGCAGAGCGCGTAAATGTTCGGGCCTTTGGTCATTTCTTCGGGAAGCTCAGAGAGTCCCGCTTCTTTCATGGCGATTGCGAAAAGGGTATTTTTTGCGACTTTAAGCTCTCCGCCTGCCTCGCGCACCTTGTGCCTAAGCTCTGTACTCTGCGCGACTGTCATCCCGCGATATTCGGCGACAAAAACAGCCTTGGTCCGCGATAATTTTTCCTTCAGCCCGTCAACAAGACTGTATTTCACTTCTGCCGGCATGTTGTGTGTTTCACCTCCTTCAACAAAAACAAGCTCCGCCCATGATAACACAGGAGGAGCATTTTTACTCTCATTTCTCACTCCTGGGCAGGGTTGGAATATTAAGCGTGAAGCCCCTGCTGTCTTGGGAATATATTTATTTGTTGCTGTCGAAAATTTTTACAGTGCTGATAATGTCTATAGGGCTAATTCCTTCTGCGCTAATGCAGGGTCAACAGCGATTCCCGGTCCCATCGTTGAAGCTATTGCGATGCTTCTTACGTAAGTTCCTTTGACTGCGGCGGGTCTTGCTTTGTATATTGCCTGCAGCAACGCTTTCACATTGTCGTAAAGGTCATCAACGCTGAAATCACGTTTTCCGGCGGCGTTGTGAATGATTCCGGTCTTGTCGGCTCTGAACTCAACGCGCCCAGCTTTGATCTCTTTAACGGCGGCTGAAAGCTCAAATGTTACCGTGCCAGTTTTCGCGCTGGGCATGAGTCCGCGAGGGCCTAAGACTTTACCGAGACGACCAACAGACTTCATCATGTCGGGAGTCGCTATTACCGCGTCAAAGTCCATGAATCCGCCCTGAATCTGCTGAACGATGTCATCTCCGCCGACTATATCCGCTCCTGCGTCCTGAGCCTCTTTGATTTTCTCGCCCTGAGTGATTACGAGGACTCTTTTTGTTACGCCTGTACCGTGAGGAAGTGAGACCGTGCTTCTTACCTGCTGATCCGCGTGTTTCGGGTCAATCCCTAACCTTACGTGAACTTCTATGCTCTCGTTGAATTTCGCTGTTGAAATCTGCTTGAACAGCTCGACAGCCTCGCGGAGTCCGTATAATTTCCCCTCCTCGATTTTTGCGGCTGCTTCCCTGTAACGCTTGCTTCTCTTCATGTTTGTACCTCCTGCGGTGAATAACGGGGCAGATTTTTCCCCTTCCGCTGATTCTGTTACCCCTCCCTGCCCTTACGCAGTGGAGGCGACCCCTCCGCGACCCCTCCGCCCTCCGGGCACCTCCCCTTTCGCAGGGGAGGCAGGAACATGGGCGAGTCCCTCGTCCCCCATGCCAAGGGGGGATTAAGGGGGGTGAACCTACCAAGTGGATTTAGGGGGGTAGGGTGCTAGTCGGTGATTTCCAGACCCATTGAGCGCGCTGTGCCTTCTATCATCCTCATAGCGGCTTCAACGTCGTTTGCGTTAAGGTCTTTCATCTTCAGCTCGGCGATTTCCTTCACCTTTGCGCGGGCTAATTTTCCGACTTTCGTCTTGTTCGGGACTCCTGAGCCTGACTCAATCCCTGCCGCTTTCTTCAGCAGTACAGCCGCCGGGGGAGTCTTCAGCTCAAATGTGAAGCTCCTGTCAGCATACACCGTGATTACTGCCGGGATAACAAGTCCGGCCTGATCCTGTGTCTTTGCGTTGAACTGCTTGCAGAACTCCATAATATTCACGCCGTGCTGGCCTAACGCGGGGCCTACAGGGGGCGCGGGCGTTGCTTTTCCGGCGGGTAACTGCAATTTTACCTGCCCTACTACTTTCTTAGCCATGATAAAAATTTTCCTTTCTGTCTATTGCTTACGGCCTTATATTTTCTCTAAGGCTTTGTAATCCGTCTCAAGCACTGAGCCGCCGAGCATGTCGCTCTTGAATTTCACACGGCCTTTTTTCGCGTTTATTTCAACTACAGGGCCGGTGAATCCTTTCATGTCGCCTTCCGCAACTACCCTCACAGTGTCGCCGACTTTGAGATCCATTTCGACTCTGGGATTCTCGTCAGCCTTCTTCATGCCGGACATAATGCGGTCAACTTCTTCCTGCGACAGCGGCATAGGGTGAGTTCCCGCGCCGATAAAACCTGTTACTCCGGGCGTGTGCCTGACTGTGTACCATGACTGCTCATCGAGAACCATCTCAATCATCACATATCCGGGATAAAGTTTGCGGGTAACTTCGCGGCTTTTTCCGTCCTTCACGACAATGTTTGTCTCTGTCGGTATAAGAACGCTGAAGATTTTGTCCTGCATCTTCATGGCCTTTATGCGCTGAGTGAGGTCGTCCTTCACGCGCTTCTCATAGCTGGCGTACGTCTGAACGACATACCATTTTCGTTCGCCCGGCATGGCAG from Synergistaceae bacterium encodes the following:
- the rplK gene encoding 50S ribosomal protein L11 codes for the protein MAKKVVGQVKLQLPAGKATPAPPVGPALGQHGVNIMEFCKQFNAKTQDQAGLVIPAVITVYADRSFTFELKTPPAAVLLKKAAGIESGSGVPNKTKVGKLARAKVKEIAELKMKDLNANDVEAAMRMIEGTARSMGLEITD
- a CDS encoding 50S ribosomal protein L10 — encoded protein: MPAEVKYSLVDGLKEKLSRTKAVFVAEYRGMTVAQSTELRHKVREAGGELKVAKNTLFAIAMKEAGLSELPEEMTKGPNIYALCYDDPVAVAKVLKDYANDKTQKAFILKGGQLENQQLNLAQVMALADLPSKEALRGQVVRTIAAPISGFVNVLAGTIRNFVTCLDQIRAKKEETAA
- the nusG gene encoding transcription termination/antitermination factor NusG, with protein sequence MPGERKWYVVQTYASYEKRVKDDLTQRIKAMKMQDKIFSVLIPTETNIVVKDGKSREVTRKLYPGYVMIEMVLDEQSWYTVRHTPGVTGFIGAGTHPMPLSQEEVDRIMSGMKKADENPRVEMDLKVGDTVRVVAEGDMKGFTGPVVEINAKKGRVKFKSDMLGGSVLETDYKALEKI
- a CDS encoding 50S ribosomal protein L1, with the protein product MKRSKRYREAAAKIEEGKLYGLREAVELFKQISTAKFNESIEVHVRLGIDPKHADQQVRSTVSLPHGTGVTKRVLVITQGEKIKEAQDAGADIVGGDDIVQQIQGGFMDFDAVIATPDMMKSVGRLGKVLGPRGLMPSAKTGTVTFELSAAVKEIKAGRVEFRADKTGIIHNAAGKRDFSVDDLYDNVKALLQAIYKARPAAVKGTYVRSIAIASTMGPGIAVDPALAQKELAL
- the rplL gene encoding 50S ribosomal protein L7/L12, whose amino-acid sequence is MTKEEIIQAIESMSVLELSELVKALEEKFGVSASAAPVMMAAMPGAGAAAAPAEEKTEFDVVYKAPGANKIAVIKAVREITSLGLKEAKELVDNPPKNVKEGVSKEEAEEIRKKLAEAGAEVEVK